From the genome of Carassius gibelio isolate Cgi1373 ecotype wild population from Czech Republic chromosome A16, carGib1.2-hapl.c, whole genome shotgun sequence, one region includes:
- the LOC128030827 gene encoding gasdermin-E-like isoform X1: MSSVTSDEGDGVLCLFFLSALKMFAKATKNLVSEIDTEGSLIPVSRLNDSDGLAPLALVIKRNGYWFWQGSKYHPSDFELNDVLVGDPIDPVVVETDFLNYDSEVVDNKSGSASAVLGAGTVNVGGSGSSTLKSPFGYLKKEEVDIQKLLQDSKSRVLDLKHSLIQQTWEKQGKVLTLVKERIITTQPCTISEDLKKDGTFAGVFGSDKTLKVSVNDKAKPFAHIDTNVSIIIPPKTTIAYSVIELEVAHTGHYELCLLPNVKGGFPVEGPVKVKQASTVSAAPGKTTNKLQKDLEGLQGQFAVLSKLPPSTRSSLFQQISLLLQDSAAISVLKDALEDLRDGKPPDPSALEKVPALKATLELVHKTDTKPSGKKLEPSALTAIHLLISSLDEMKVSALFELKSCFSYTTQQALLHLVQNMTLNKKSYLKDPALAALTDEKVFKKITSLFASCNVTLLKEKDSLVTKISKPEDRSPLMLCIAVRGLASLAPPA; the protein is encoded by the exons TTCTGTGCCTTTTCTTCCTGTCAGCATTAAAGATGTTTGCGAAAGCCACTAAGAACCTGGTCTCTGAGATCGACACTGAAGGTTCCCTGATTCCAGTGTCCCGTCTGAATGACTCCGACGGTCTGGCTCCTCTGGCCCTGGTCATCAAACGCAACGGCTACTGGTTTTGGCAAGGGTCCAAGTACCATCCATCAGACTTCGAACTAAACGATGTTCTTGTTGGAGATCCCATAGATCCAG TTGTGGTTGAAACAGACTTTTTGAACTATGATAGCGAAGTTGTGGATAACAAAAGTGGAAGTGCTTCTGCAGTACTTGGGGCGGGGACCGTTAATGTAGGAGGGAGCGGCTCCAGCACACTTAAGTCACCGTTTGGATACCTAAAGAAAGAGGAGGTGGATATCCAGAAGCTCTTACAGGATTCTAAATCTAG AGTTCTGGACCTGAAGCACTCTCTGATCCAGCAGACATGGGAGAAACAGGGCAAGGTGCTGACGCTAGTGAAGGAGCGAATCATCACCACTCAGCCCTGCACCATCTCTGAGGATCTCAAGAAAGATGGAACCTTCGCTGGGGTGTTTGGGTCCGATAAAACACTAAAG GTGTCAGTCAATGATAAAGCAAAGCCTTTTGCACATATTGACACTAATGTGTCGATCATCATCCCCCCCAAAACCACCATTGCTTACAGCGTGATTGAACTAGAGGTTGCTCACACTGGACACTACG AACTTTGCCTGCTGCCAAATGTCAAGGGCGGTTTTCCAGTTGAAGGGCCAGTGAAGGTGAAGCAAGCAAGCACAGTTAGTGCAGCACCAGGGAAAACAACCAACAAACTACAGAAAG ATCTGGAAGGCCTCCAGGGACAGTTTGCAGTTCTCTCTAAACTCCCACCCAGCACTCGCTCCTCATTATTCCAGCAGATCTCTCTGCTCCTGCAGGACAGCGCAGCCATCAGCGTGCTGAAGGACGCC CTAGAGGACCTGCGTGATGGGAAGCCGCCTGATCCCAGTGCATTGGAGAAGGTTCCTGCTCTGAAGGCCACGCTGGAGCTTGTACATAAGACTGATACAAAGCCCTCTGGAAAGAAGCTGGAACCCAGCGCTTTAACTGCCATCCATCtgctcatcagctcattagatg AGATGAAGGTCTCTGCCCTGTTTGAGCTCAAATCCTGCTTCAGTTACACAACCCAGCAAGCTCTGCTTCATCTT GTGCAAAATATGACTTTAAATAAGAAGTCCTATCTGAAAGATCCTGCTCTGGCTGCATTAACCGATGAGAAAGTTTTCAAGAAGATAACATCCCTGTTTGCTTCCTGTAACGTGACACTGCTTAAGGAGAAGGATTCCCTTGTTACAAAAATCAGCAAACCGGAGGATCGCAGTCCCCTCATGCTGTGCATTGCAGTTCGAGGCTTGGCATCTCTAGCGCCCCCTGCCTGA
- the LOC128030827 gene encoding gasdermin-E-like isoform X2, whose amino-acid sequence MSSVTSDEGDGALKMFAKATKNLVSEIDTEGSLIPVSRLNDSDGLAPLALVIKRNGYWFWQGSKYHPSDFELNDVLVGDPIDPVVVETDFLNYDSEVVDNKSGSASAVLGAGTVNVGGSGSSTLKSPFGYLKKEEVDIQKLLQDSKSRVLDLKHSLIQQTWEKQGKVLTLVKERIITTQPCTISEDLKKDGTFAGVFGSDKTLKVSVNDKAKPFAHIDTNVSIIIPPKTTIAYSVIELEVAHTGHYELCLLPNVKGGFPVEGPVKVKQASTVSAAPGKTTNKLQKDLEGLQGQFAVLSKLPPSTRSSLFQQISLLLQDSAAISVLKDALEDLRDGKPPDPSALEKVPALKATLELVHKTDTKPSGKKLEPSALTAIHLLISSLDEMKVSALFELKSCFSYTTQQALLHLVQNMTLNKKSYLKDPALAALTDEKVFKKITSLFASCNVTLLKEKDSLVTKISKPEDRSPLMLCIAVRGLASLAPPA is encoded by the exons CATTAAAGATGTTTGCGAAAGCCACTAAGAACCTGGTCTCTGAGATCGACACTGAAGGTTCCCTGATTCCAGTGTCCCGTCTGAATGACTCCGACGGTCTGGCTCCTCTGGCCCTGGTCATCAAACGCAACGGCTACTGGTTTTGGCAAGGGTCCAAGTACCATCCATCAGACTTCGAACTAAACGATGTTCTTGTTGGAGATCCCATAGATCCAG TTGTGGTTGAAACAGACTTTTTGAACTATGATAGCGAAGTTGTGGATAACAAAAGTGGAAGTGCTTCTGCAGTACTTGGGGCGGGGACCGTTAATGTAGGAGGGAGCGGCTCCAGCACACTTAAGTCACCGTTTGGATACCTAAAGAAAGAGGAGGTGGATATCCAGAAGCTCTTACAGGATTCTAAATCTAG AGTTCTGGACCTGAAGCACTCTCTGATCCAGCAGACATGGGAGAAACAGGGCAAGGTGCTGACGCTAGTGAAGGAGCGAATCATCACCACTCAGCCCTGCACCATCTCTGAGGATCTCAAGAAAGATGGAACCTTCGCTGGGGTGTTTGGGTCCGATAAAACACTAAAG GTGTCAGTCAATGATAAAGCAAAGCCTTTTGCACATATTGACACTAATGTGTCGATCATCATCCCCCCCAAAACCACCATTGCTTACAGCGTGATTGAACTAGAGGTTGCTCACACTGGACACTACG AACTTTGCCTGCTGCCAAATGTCAAGGGCGGTTTTCCAGTTGAAGGGCCAGTGAAGGTGAAGCAAGCAAGCACAGTTAGTGCAGCACCAGGGAAAACAACCAACAAACTACAGAAAG ATCTGGAAGGCCTCCAGGGACAGTTTGCAGTTCTCTCTAAACTCCCACCCAGCACTCGCTCCTCATTATTCCAGCAGATCTCTCTGCTCCTGCAGGACAGCGCAGCCATCAGCGTGCTGAAGGACGCC CTAGAGGACCTGCGTGATGGGAAGCCGCCTGATCCCAGTGCATTGGAGAAGGTTCCTGCTCTGAAGGCCACGCTGGAGCTTGTACATAAGACTGATACAAAGCCCTCTGGAAAGAAGCTGGAACCCAGCGCTTTAACTGCCATCCATCtgctcatcagctcattagatg AGATGAAGGTCTCTGCCCTGTTTGAGCTCAAATCCTGCTTCAGTTACACAACCCAGCAAGCTCTGCTTCATCTT GTGCAAAATATGACTTTAAATAAGAAGTCCTATCTGAAAGATCCTGCTCTGGCTGCATTAACCGATGAGAAAGTTTTCAAGAAGATAACATCCCTGTTTGCTTCCTGTAACGTGACACTGCTTAAGGAGAAGGATTCCCTTGTTACAAAAATCAGCAAACCGGAGGATCGCAGTCCCCTCATGCTGTGCATTGCAGTTCGAGGCTTGGCATCTCTAGCGCCCCCTGCCTGA
- the LOC128030827 gene encoding gasdermin-E-like isoform X3, which yields MFAKATKNLVSEIDTEGSLIPVSRLNDSDGLAPLALVIKRNGYWFWQGSKYHPSDFELNDVLVGDPIDPVVVETDFLNYDSEVVDNKSGSASAVLGAGTVNVGGSGSSTLKSPFGYLKKEEVDIQKLLQDSKSRVLDLKHSLIQQTWEKQGKVLTLVKERIITTQPCTISEDLKKDGTFAGVFGSDKTLKVSVNDKAKPFAHIDTNVSIIIPPKTTIAYSVIELEVAHTGHYELCLLPNVKGGFPVEGPVKVKQASTVSAAPGKTTNKLQKDLEGLQGQFAVLSKLPPSTRSSLFQQISLLLQDSAAISVLKDALEDLRDGKPPDPSALEKVPALKATLELVHKTDTKPSGKKLEPSALTAIHLLISSLDEMKVSALFELKSCFSYTTQQALLHLVQNMTLNKKSYLKDPALAALTDEKVFKKITSLFASCNVTLLKEKDSLVTKISKPEDRSPLMLCIAVRGLASLAPPA from the exons ATGTTTGCGAAAGCCACTAAGAACCTGGTCTCTGAGATCGACACTGAAGGTTCCCTGATTCCAGTGTCCCGTCTGAATGACTCCGACGGTCTGGCTCCTCTGGCCCTGGTCATCAAACGCAACGGCTACTGGTTTTGGCAAGGGTCCAAGTACCATCCATCAGACTTCGAACTAAACGATGTTCTTGTTGGAGATCCCATAGATCCAG TTGTGGTTGAAACAGACTTTTTGAACTATGATAGCGAAGTTGTGGATAACAAAAGTGGAAGTGCTTCTGCAGTACTTGGGGCGGGGACCGTTAATGTAGGAGGGAGCGGCTCCAGCACACTTAAGTCACCGTTTGGATACCTAAAGAAAGAGGAGGTGGATATCCAGAAGCTCTTACAGGATTCTAAATCTAG AGTTCTGGACCTGAAGCACTCTCTGATCCAGCAGACATGGGAGAAACAGGGCAAGGTGCTGACGCTAGTGAAGGAGCGAATCATCACCACTCAGCCCTGCACCATCTCTGAGGATCTCAAGAAAGATGGAACCTTCGCTGGGGTGTTTGGGTCCGATAAAACACTAAAG GTGTCAGTCAATGATAAAGCAAAGCCTTTTGCACATATTGACACTAATGTGTCGATCATCATCCCCCCCAAAACCACCATTGCTTACAGCGTGATTGAACTAGAGGTTGCTCACACTGGACACTACG AACTTTGCCTGCTGCCAAATGTCAAGGGCGGTTTTCCAGTTGAAGGGCCAGTGAAGGTGAAGCAAGCAAGCACAGTTAGTGCAGCACCAGGGAAAACAACCAACAAACTACAGAAAG ATCTGGAAGGCCTCCAGGGACAGTTTGCAGTTCTCTCTAAACTCCCACCCAGCACTCGCTCCTCATTATTCCAGCAGATCTCTCTGCTCCTGCAGGACAGCGCAGCCATCAGCGTGCTGAAGGACGCC CTAGAGGACCTGCGTGATGGGAAGCCGCCTGATCCCAGTGCATTGGAGAAGGTTCCTGCTCTGAAGGCCACGCTGGAGCTTGTACATAAGACTGATACAAAGCCCTCTGGAAAGAAGCTGGAACCCAGCGCTTTAACTGCCATCCATCtgctcatcagctcattagatg AGATGAAGGTCTCTGCCCTGTTTGAGCTCAAATCCTGCTTCAGTTACACAACCCAGCAAGCTCTGCTTCATCTT GTGCAAAATATGACTTTAAATAAGAAGTCCTATCTGAAAGATCCTGCTCTGGCTGCATTAACCGATGAGAAAGTTTTCAAGAAGATAACATCCCTGTTTGCTTCCTGTAACGTGACACTGCTTAAGGAGAAGGATTCCCTTGTTACAAAAATCAGCAAACCGGAGGATCGCAGTCCCCTCATGCTGTGCATTGCAGTTCGAGGCTTGGCATCTCTAGCGCCCCCTGCCTGA